The following are from one region of the Lepeophtheirus salmonis chromosome 8, UVic_Lsal_1.4, whole genome shotgun sequence genome:
- the LOC121123528 gene encoding uncharacterized protein encodes MSKKKLSIEEIRHYLECTSYSDSESEDFKLEKDEEYVQPPQSSSSDSDDYSDVFDKPVEMPGCNQVTQFPSSKKHKSTDLLEESMYVGKDSTIWHKQIGNGEISARFSQENILKDVSGPSSFAKRNIITY; translated from the exons atgtccaagaaaaaattatcaattgaagaaataagacattatcttgAGTGCACATCGTACTCCGATTCAGAAAGTGAGGATTTCAAAttggaaaaagatgaagaatatgtcCAACCACCTCAATCAAGTTCTTCTGATTCTGATGACTATTCTGATGTTTTTGACAAGCCTGTCG aaatgccaggatgcaatcaagtgactcaattcccgtcttctaagaaacataaatcaaccGACTTATTAGAAGAGTCAATGTATGTTGGCAAGGATAGCACAATCTGGCACAAACAAATAGGAAATGGAGAAATTTCAGCCCGTTTTAgccaagaaaacattttgaaggatgTCTCAGGTCCATCATCATTTGCAAAACGTAACATCATTACATATTAA